A single region of the Streptomyces vilmorinianum genome encodes:
- a CDS encoding DUF7544 domain-containing protein, which yields MNDTPGWTSPGSAPSDGQDGSGVPRPATPGDANGSAPQWSKDQPPAGQWSPPTASVPGQAPAPRPAPGWGGPGPGGWGKPPAAKPGVIPLRPLGMGEILDGAVSTLRTYWRTVLTISVTVAVISQVADILAQRYLVPAPPELNPDATPEEALAQFGDSMQAALVGSIPAILIVLMASLVSAALLTVVISRAVLGRPVSVGAAWQEARPRLLQLLGLTLVLPLMAAAIMFVGLLPGLLIGGDGGAGLAALGGLGAFVVIIWLMVRFSLASPALMLERQGVIPSMKRSAKLVQGSWWRIFGITLLTQLLLFLVAMIIVVPFAFLAIAVDGDGFSGLLSGSTPEFGWSFLIINGIGGVIVSAITYPIAAGVTVLLYVDQRIRREALDLELARAAGIPGYGPAPGDHTGS from the coding sequence GTGAACGACACTCCGGGCTGGACTTCGCCCGGGTCTGCTCCCTCCGACGGCCAGGACGGCTCCGGGGTTCCCCGGCCCGCGACGCCCGGTGACGCGAACGGCTCCGCCCCTCAGTGGTCCAAGGACCAGCCGCCCGCCGGGCAGTGGTCCCCGCCGACCGCATCGGTACCCGGCCAGGCCCCCGCGCCTCGGCCCGCGCCCGGCTGGGGCGGCCCGGGCCCCGGCGGCTGGGGCAAGCCGCCGGCCGCCAAGCCCGGCGTGATCCCGCTGCGCCCCCTGGGCATGGGCGAGATCCTCGACGGAGCCGTGTCGACCCTCCGTACCTACTGGCGCACGGTCCTGACCATCTCGGTCACGGTCGCGGTGATCTCCCAGGTCGCCGACATCCTCGCCCAGCGCTACCTCGTCCCGGCCCCGCCCGAGCTCAACCCGGACGCGACCCCCGAGGAGGCCTTGGCGCAGTTCGGCGACTCCATGCAGGCAGCCCTGGTCGGCTCGATCCCGGCGATCCTCATCGTGCTCATGGCCAGCCTGGTCAGTGCCGCTCTGCTCACCGTCGTCATCAGCCGTGCGGTCCTGGGCCGCCCGGTCTCGGTCGGAGCGGCCTGGCAGGAGGCTCGCCCGCGCCTGCTCCAGCTGCTCGGGCTGACCCTGGTGCTGCCGCTGATGGCCGCGGCCATCATGTTCGTCGGCCTGCTGCCCGGTCTGCTGATCGGCGGAGACGGTGGCGCCGGCCTCGCGGCCCTCGGCGGCCTGGGCGCCTTCGTCGTCATCATCTGGCTGATGGTCCGCTTCAGCCTGGCGTCTCCCGCCCTGATGCTGGAGCGGCAGGGCGTCATCCCCTCCATGAAGCGCTCGGCCAAGCTGGTCCAGGGCTCCTGGTGGCGTATCTTCGGCATCACGCTGCTGACGCAGCTGCTGCTCTTCCTCGTCGCGATGATCATCGTGGTGCCGTTCGCCTTCCTCGCGATCGCCGTCGACGGCGACGGATTCAGCGGCCTCCTCTCCGGCTCCACCCCCGAGTTCGGCTGGTCGTTCCTGATCATCAACGGCATCGGCGGAGTGATCGTCAGCGCGATCACCTACCCGATCGCCGCCGGTGTGACCGTCCTGCTCTACGTGGACCAGCGCATCCGCCGTGAGGCTCTGGACCTCGAACTCGCCCGTGCCGCGGGCATCCCCGGCTACGGCCCCGCACCGGGCGACCACACCGGGAGCTGA
- the mtrA gene encoding two-component system response regulator MtrA yields the protein MKGRVLVVDDDTALAEMLGIVLRGEGFEPSFVADGDKALAAFREAKPDLVLLDLMLPGRDGIEVCRLIRAESGVPIVMLTAKSDTVDVVVGLESGADDYIVKPFKPKELVARIRARLRRSEEPAPEQLTIGDLVIDVAGHSVKRDGQSIALTPLEFDLLVALARKPWQVFTREVLLEQVWGYRHAADTRLVNVHVQRLRSKVEKDPERPEIVVTVRGVGYKAGPS from the coding sequence ATGAAGGGACGCGTTCTTGTCGTCGATGACGACACCGCACTGGCCGAGATGCTCGGGATCGTGCTGCGGGGTGAAGGGTTCGAGCCGTCGTTCGTAGCGGACGGTGACAAGGCACTCGCCGCATTCCGTGAGGCCAAGCCGGACCTGGTGCTGCTGGACCTCATGCTGCCCGGAAGGGACGGCATCGAGGTGTGCCGGCTCATCAGGGCCGAGTCCGGTGTGCCCATCGTCATGCTGACGGCCAAGAGCGACACCGTCGACGTGGTCGTGGGGCTGGAGTCCGGGGCCGACGACTACATCGTCAAGCCGTTCAAGCCGAAGGAGCTCGTCGCCCGTATCCGGGCGCGGCTGCGGAGGTCGGAGGAGCCCGCGCCGGAGCAGCTCACCATCGGTGATCTGGTCATCGACGTGGCCGGTCACTCGGTGAAGCGGGACGGGCAGTCCATCGCCCTGACGCCGCTCGAGTTCGACCTGCTCGTCGCGCTGGCCCGCAAGCCGTGGCAGGTGTTCACCCGTGAGGTCCTGCTCGAGCAGGTCTGGGGCTACCGGCACGCGGCCGACACCCGGCTGGTGAACGTGCACGTCCAGCGGCTGCGCTCGAAGGTCGAGAAGGACCCGGAGCGCCCGGAGATCGTGGTGACCGTCCGTGGCGTCGGGTACAAGGCGGGACCGAGCTGA
- a CDS encoding DUF4129 domain-containing protein, producing MTFTGGTITTPTAFQRADDIPLDIPRVPAREAAERELSKPMYHENDPSLLERGLDRFWEWVGDLFDAASGATPGGLLGLLVIILVVLALVGGLWWRLGTPQRTPTTADSLFDDGPRTADEHRATAARHASAGRWNQAVQERMRAIVRSLEERTLLDPRPGRTADEAAAEAGRTLPSHADELRAAARSFDDVTYGGRTADESAYRRIEELDVSLERTRPTLDTTSAGTPT from the coding sequence GTGACGTTCACGGGGGGCACGATCACCACACCGACGGCGTTCCAGCGCGCCGACGACATACCACTGGACATCCCCCGCGTCCCCGCCCGTGAGGCGGCGGAGCGGGAACTGTCCAAGCCGATGTACCACGAGAACGACCCCAGCCTGCTCGAACGCGGCCTCGACCGCTTCTGGGAGTGGGTCGGCGACCTCTTCGACGCGGCCTCCGGGGCGACGCCCGGCGGCCTGCTCGGCCTTCTCGTGATCATCCTGGTCGTGCTCGCCCTGGTGGGTGGGCTGTGGTGGCGCCTCGGCACACCGCAGCGCACCCCCACCACGGCGGACTCCCTCTTCGACGACGGCCCCCGCACGGCCGACGAACACCGGGCGACGGCCGCCCGGCACGCCTCGGCCGGCCGCTGGAACCAGGCCGTCCAGGAACGGATGCGGGCCATCGTCCGCTCCCTGGAGGAGCGCACCCTCCTCGACCCGCGCCCGGGCCGTACGGCCGACGAGGCCGCCGCAGAGGCGGGCCGCACCCTGCCCTCCCACGCGGACGAACTCCGCGCCGCCGCCCGCTCCTTCGACGACGTCACATACGGCGGCCGCACCGCCGACGAGTCCGCGTACCGCCGCATCGAGGAGCTGGACGTGTCCCTGGAGCGGACCAGGCCCACGCTCGACACCACGTCCGCCGGGACGCCCACATGA